A window of Streptomyces gilvosporeus contains these coding sequences:
- a CDS encoding HNH endonuclease gives MTTGRLGQQHAAPPNSAYAGQIVHFPDPVRAARHPAGVRVDANGFPVFTPYARAAAEIAEPPEGFGVDELRLTDYVSANAALHAQGHELWIDVPSVATPHGWTWHHVPGTRRLELIPVEIKALLRHHGGLATAAVEHDKRGTRPLQETRPAHFAVPRRELAVSEEQVAQAEEALGYRLPGAYRSFLKAAGGCAPVGAALDAELGLLVDQPFFAVRDDAAVNDLVYINKCLRDHFTKDYLGVAFVQGGVVAVKVRGEAPGSVWFCPYDDARDQDGWTVQERVERLLLPCGADFDDFLQRLAGNPPELETVANLMVDGGFAHVVPVEG, from the coding sequence ATGACGACAGGTCGGCTCGGGCAGCAGCATGCCGCGCCACCGAATTCGGCCTACGCCGGGCAGATCGTGCATTTCCCGGATCCGGTGCGTGCCGCCCGCCATCCCGCGGGGGTCCGGGTGGACGCGAACGGCTTCCCGGTGTTCACGCCGTACGCGCGGGCGGCGGCGGAGATCGCCGAACCGCCCGAGGGCTTCGGCGTCGACGAGCTGCGGTTGACGGACTATGTGTCGGCGAACGCGGCGCTGCATGCGCAGGGGCACGAGCTGTGGATAGACGTTCCCTCGGTGGCGACACCGCACGGCTGGACCTGGCATCACGTGCCCGGGACGCGGCGCCTGGAGCTGATCCCCGTCGAAATCAAGGCGCTGCTGCGGCATCACGGCGGGCTGGCGACGGCGGCGGTGGAGCACGACAAGCGCGGTACGCGGCCGTTGCAGGAGACGCGGCCGGCGCATTTCGCGGTGCCGCGGCGGGAGCTGGCGGTGAGTGAGGAGCAGGTGGCGCAGGCCGAGGAGGCGCTGGGCTACCGGCTGCCGGGCGCCTACCGCTCGTTCCTGAAGGCCGCGGGCGGATGCGCGCCGGTGGGCGCGGCGCTCGATGCGGAACTGGGGCTGCTGGTCGATCAGCCGTTCTTCGCGGTGCGCGACGATGCGGCCGTCAATGACCTCGTCTACATCAACAAGTGTCTGCGCGACCACTTCACCAAGGACTATCTGGGCGTGGCGTTCGTCCAGGGCGGCGTGGTCGCGGTGAAGGTGCGCGGCGAGGCGCCGGGGTCGGTGTGGTTCTGCCCCTACGACGACGCCCGGGACCAGGACGGCTGGACGGTGCAGGAGCGGGTCGAGCGGCTTCTGCTGCCCTGCGGCGCCGATTTCGACGACTTCCTCCAGCGGCTGGCGGGCAATCCGCCGGAGCTGGAGACCGTGGCGAACCTGATGGTGGACGGCGGCTTCGCGCACGTCGTCCCGGTGGAGGGGTGA
- a CDS encoding sensor histidine kinase: MSVTGARESAGARGAPGDGPWWWARRRSAVLDVVLAALSTVECVVEGVPFAHGAGLPEWVGMALGLVVGPVLLVRRRWPVVVVLASIAVMPAEMGALLGVVGLYTLAASDVPRRITALLAGMTVVGTLVTTYVSMQQDVAREGTFHPPVWFVPVMAVAVGLVMTAPPVLWGLYIGARRRLVESLRERADGLERELSLLADRAEERAEWARNEERTRIAREMHDVVAHRVSLMVVHAAALQAVALKDPEKASKNAALVGDMGRQALTELREMLGVLRTAEGAAPARGSAGSDEPERLAAVASEAARRAEPEAGAGSAEGDGDGPSLAELADLVGQSRAAGMAVVLSVEGAGGATAGRSYAAGVEQTVYRVVQEALTNVHKHAPGARARVRLAHRGDEVAVQVENGPSERGAADAGLPSGGNGLVGMRERVTALGGVFVSGPTEAGGFRVSAVVPVGAAAVGG, from the coding sequence ATGAGCGTGACGGGGGCAAGGGAAAGTGCGGGGGCGCGGGGAGCGCCCGGGGACGGGCCGTGGTGGTGGGCGCGGCGGCGTAGCGCCGTGCTGGATGTGGTGCTGGCGGCGCTGTCGACGGTGGAGTGCGTCGTCGAGGGCGTGCCGTTTGCGCATGGGGCGGGGCTGCCGGAGTGGGTCGGGATGGCGCTCGGCCTGGTCGTGGGGCCGGTGTTGCTGGTGCGGCGTCGGTGGCCCGTGGTGGTGGTGCTGGCGTCGATTGCGGTGATGCCGGCGGAGATGGGTGCGCTGCTGGGCGTGGTGGGGCTGTACACGCTGGCGGCGTCGGATGTGCCGCGGCGGATCACCGCGTTGCTGGCCGGGATGACGGTGGTCGGGACGCTGGTGACGACCTACGTCAGCATGCAGCAGGACGTGGCGCGGGAGGGGACCTTCCATCCGCCGGTGTGGTTCGTGCCGGTGATGGCCGTTGCGGTGGGGCTGGTGATGACGGCTCCGCCGGTGCTGTGGGGCCTGTACATCGGGGCGCGGCGGCGGCTGGTGGAGAGCCTGCGGGAGCGCGCGGACGGTCTGGAGCGCGAGCTGTCGTTGCTGGCGGACCGGGCCGAGGAGCGGGCGGAGTGGGCTCGTAACGAGGAGCGGACGCGGATTGCGCGCGAGATGCACGACGTGGTGGCGCACCGGGTGAGCTTGATGGTGGTGCATGCGGCGGCGTTGCAGGCGGTGGCGCTGAAGGATCCGGAGAAGGCGTCGAAGAATGCCGCGCTGGTGGGGGACATGGGGCGGCAGGCGCTGACGGAGTTGCGCGAGATGTTGGGGGTTTTGCGTACGGCGGAGGGGGCGGCCCCGGCGCGCGGTTCGGCGGGGTCGGATGAGCCGGAGCGGTTGGCCGCGGTGGCGAGTGAGGCGGCTCGTCGGGCGGAGCCGGAGGCGGGGGCGGGGTCTGCGGAGGGGGACGGTGACGGGCCGTCGCTGGCCGAGCTGGCGGATCTGGTGGGGCAGTCGCGAGCGGCCGGTATGGCGGTGGTGCTGTCGGTCGAGGGGGCGGGTGGTGCCACGGCGGGGCGGTCGTATGCGGCGGGGGTGGAGCAGACCGTGTACCGGGTGGTGCAGGAGGCGCTGACGAATGTGCACAAGCATGCGCCGGGCGCGCGGGCGCGGGTGCGGCTGGCGCATCGGGGCGACGAGGTGGCGGTGCAGGTGGAGAACGGTCCCTCGGAGCGGGGGGCGGCGGATGCGGGGTTGCCCAGTGGGGGCAATGGCCTGGTGGGGATGCGGGAGCGGGTGACCGCTCTGGGGGGCGTGTTCGTGTCGGGGCCGACGGAGGCGGGGGGCTTCCGGGTGTCGGCGGTGGTGCCGGTGGGGGCGGCTGCGGTCGGCGGGTGA
- a CDS encoding YwqJ-related putative deaminase, which yields MSTTAHQHGTATGDPRIGWSATADADRAPVLAHRRDGILPTVGAALSVRGQTLTCTASKAEQPPTLHPLVQDFLDTLGTAQRERFTGRCPEAVLLSRHLTAVEAGRSKRAARKPLTNGEARRSLKHSKITARHIREDGDPRHGSYAPPCRSCDALLAHFGVMPIDGTTPTGS from the coding sequence ATGAGCACCACCGCACATCAGCACGGCACCGCCACCGGCGACCCCCGCATCGGCTGGAGCGCCACCGCCGACGCCGACCGCGCACCGGTCCTGGCCCACCGCCGCGACGGCATCCTCCCCACCGTCGGCGCCGCCTTGTCCGTACGCGGACAAACCCTGACCTGTACGGCGAGCAAGGCGGAGCAGCCCCCCACCCTGCACCCACTGGTCCAGGACTTCCTCGACACCCTCGGCACCGCCCAGCGCGAGCGGTTCACCGGCCGATGTCCCGAGGCCGTCCTCCTCTCCCGCCACCTCACCGCGGTCGAGGCCGGCCGCAGCAAACGCGCCGCCCGCAAACCCCTCACCAACGGCGAAGCCCGCCGCTCCCTGAAACACTCCAAGATCACCGCACGCCATATCCGCGAGGACGGCGACCCCCGGCACGGCAGCTACGCCCCGCCCTGCCGCTCCTGCGACGCCCTCCTCGCCCACTTCGGCGTCATGCCCATCGACGGCACGACGCCCACCGGGAGCTGA
- a CDS encoding SUKH-3 domain-containing protein, whose protein sequence is MPTVPAPQSPSRDRAGSTRFPAAVDVALQEAGWQPGRWDIKQAEHWADTLRAHTSPAGHRHTVFAAAVEAWAEFGGLTITGTGPGRHIAPTPFTVDPLHGLHLARTLGDLGRALDTDVAPLGQEEIPDAHGGTPTAQAVLAIDAQGRIYSLDHTGDWYLGPDLDTALSTLVLGTRPARLGVAAQG, encoded by the coding sequence ATGCCGACCGTCCCCGCCCCGCAGTCCCCCTCCCGCGACCGCGCCGGTTCCACCCGCTTCCCCGCCGCTGTCGACGTCGCCCTCCAGGAAGCCGGCTGGCAACCGGGCCGCTGGGACATAAAGCAGGCCGAGCACTGGGCCGACACCCTGCGCGCCCACACCTCCCCCGCCGGCCACCGCCACACCGTCTTCGCCGCCGCCGTCGAAGCCTGGGCGGAATTCGGCGGGCTGACCATCACCGGCACCGGCCCCGGCCGCCACATCGCCCCCACCCCCTTCACCGTCGACCCCCTCCACGGCCTCCACCTCGCCCGTACGCTCGGCGATCTCGGCCGCGCCCTGGACACCGACGTCGCCCCCCTCGGCCAGGAAGAGATCCCCGACGCCCACGGCGGCACCCCCACCGCCCAGGCCGTCCTCGCCATCGACGCCCAGGGCCGCATCTACAGCCTCGACCACACCGGCGACTGGTACCTCGGCCCCGACCTCGACACGGCCCTGAGCACCCTCGTCCTGGGCACCCGACCCGCCCGCCTGGGCGTCGCGGCTCAGGGCTGA
- the glmU gene encoding bifunctional UDP-N-acetylglucosamine diphosphorylase/glucosamine-1-phosphate N-acetyltransferase GlmU: protein MSANRPAAVVVLAAGEGTRMKSATPKVLHAICGRSLVGHVVAASRELDPEHLVVVVGHAREQVRAHLAEVDPAVRTAVQEKQHGTGHAVRMGLEELAADGVTLDGTVVVVCGDTPLLTGETLSRLSETHAADKNAVTVLSAEVPDATGYGRIVRDEVTGAVTAIVEHKDASDAQRAIREINSGVFAFDAKLLVDALGKVRTDNSQGEEYLTDVLGIVRAAGHRVGAAVAGDHREILGINNRVQLAEARRLLNERLLERAMLAGVTVVDPASTWVDVSVEFEADAVVHPGTQLLGATRISTGAEVGPHSRITDTVVGAGAVASFTVAEGARIGDGANVGPYAYLRPGTDLGAKSKAGTYVEMKNASIGEGTKVPHLSYVGDATIGEYTNIGAASVFVNYDGEAKHHTTVGSHCKTGSDNMFVAPVTIGDGAYTAAGSVITKDVPPGSLAVARGQQRNIEGWVARKRPGSAAAQAAAAARQESEGER from the coding sequence GTGAGCGCCAACCGCCCGGCAGCCGTCGTCGTTCTCGCAGCGGGTGAGGGCACCCGCATGAAGTCGGCGACCCCCAAGGTCCTGCATGCGATCTGCGGCCGCTCCCTCGTGGGGCATGTCGTCGCCGCCTCCCGTGAGCTGGACCCCGAACACCTCGTCGTGGTCGTCGGCCATGCCCGTGAGCAGGTACGGGCGCATCTCGCCGAGGTCGATCCGGCCGTCCGCACCGCCGTGCAGGAGAAGCAGCACGGCACCGGTCACGCCGTGCGCATGGGACTGGAGGAGCTGGCCGCGGACGGCGTCACGCTCGACGGCACGGTCGTCGTCGTGTGCGGTGACACCCCGCTGCTGACCGGCGAGACCCTCAGCCGGCTGAGCGAGACGCACGCGGCCGACAAGAACGCCGTCACCGTCCTGTCCGCCGAGGTGCCGGACGCCACCGGTTACGGGCGGATCGTGCGGGACGAGGTGACGGGCGCCGTCACCGCGATCGTGGAGCACAAGGACGCCAGCGACGCGCAGCGCGCGATCCGGGAGATCAACTCCGGGGTGTTCGCGTTCGACGCGAAGCTGCTGGTGGATGCGCTGGGGAAGGTCCGCACGGACAACAGTCAGGGCGAGGAGTACCTGACCGATGTGCTGGGGATCGTGCGCGCTGCGGGGCACCGGGTGGGTGCGGCCGTGGCGGGTGACCACCGGGAGATCCTGGGGATCAACAACCGGGTGCAGCTGGCCGAGGCGCGTCGGCTGCTGAACGAGCGGTTGCTGGAGCGGGCGATGCTGGCCGGCGTGACGGTGGTGGATCCGGCGTCGACGTGGGTGGACGTGTCGGTGGAGTTCGAGGCGGATGCGGTGGTGCATCCGGGGACGCAGCTGCTCGGGGCCACGCGTATCAGCACCGGCGCGGAGGTCGGGCCGCATTCGCGGATCACGGACACGGTCGTCGGCGCGGGCGCCGTGGCGTCCTTCACGGTGGCCGAGGGCGCGCGGATCGGGGACGGCGCGAATGTCGGGCCGTATGCGTATCTGCGTCCGGGTACGGATCTTGGCGCGAAGTCGAAGGCCGGGACGTATGTGGAGATGAAGAACGCGTCGATCGGGGAAGGTACGAAGGTGCCGCATCTCTCTTATGTGGGGGATGCGACGATCGGCGAGTACACCAACATCGGTGCGGCGAGCGTCTTTGTGAATTACGACGGCGAGGCGAAGCACCACACGACCGTCGGTTCGCATTGCAAGACGGGGTCGGACAACATGTTTGTGGCTCCGGTCACGATCGGGGACGGCGCTTATACGGCGGCCGGCTCGGTCATTACCAAGGATGTGCCCCCGGGTTCGCTGGCGGTCGCGCGTGGCCAGCAGCGGAATATCGAGGGTTGGGTCGCGCGTAAGCGGCCCGGAAGTGCCGCCGCGCAGGCTGCTGCGGCTGCTCGCCAGGAGTCCGAGGGCGAGCGTTGA